In one window of Paraflavitalea soli DNA:
- a CDS encoding DegT/DnrJ/EryC1/StrS family aminotransferase has product MRPIQMVDLKQQYAKIKQGVDAGIQEVLDNAAFINGKAVTDFTAGLTKYLGAKHVIPCANGTDALQIAMMALKLQPGDEVITPSFTYIATVEVVALLKLKPVFVEVDPKTFCIDPAAIEKAITPKTKAIVPVHLYGQSADMEAIMEIASRHGLYVIEDTAQAIGSAVKFKDGTVKKAGTIGTIGATSFFPSKNLGCYGDGGAIFTNDDALASQMKMIANHGQSKRYYHEVVGCNSRLDSIQAAVLNVKLPLLDTYIAARQAAADYYDKAFANHPKITTPARASYSDHVFHQYTLLLEGVDRDGLNQYLADKGIPSMIYYPVPAHRQQMFEAFGGSSYILETTDWLTERVISLPMHTELDEEQLLFITSNVLEFINKHS; this is encoded by the coding sequence ATGCGGCCGATACAAATGGTGGATTTAAAGCAGCAGTATGCAAAGATTAAGCAAGGCGTGGATGCAGGTATTCAGGAGGTGCTTGACAATGCAGCTTTTATAAATGGTAAAGCAGTCACGGATTTTACGGCCGGCTTAACGAAGTACCTGGGGGCAAAACACGTAATTCCCTGCGCCAATGGTACTGATGCACTTCAGATAGCTATGATGGCGCTGAAGCTGCAGCCCGGTGATGAGGTAATCACTCCCTCATTTACCTATATCGCAACAGTGGAGGTAGTAGCCCTCCTGAAGTTGAAACCGGTTTTTGTGGAGGTTGATCCCAAAACTTTTTGCATCGATCCCGCTGCTATAGAGAAAGCTATTACACCCAAAACCAAAGCGATTGTGCCGGTACACCTGTACGGACAAAGTGCCGATATGGAAGCTATCATGGAGATAGCCAGCCGGCATGGTCTGTATGTGATCGAAGATACCGCACAGGCTATCGGCAGTGCCGTGAAGTTCAAAGATGGTACAGTAAAAAAAGCAGGTACCATTGGCACGATAGGGGCTACTTCCTTCTTCCCATCCAAAAACCTGGGATGTTATGGAGACGGTGGTGCAATATTCACCAACGATGACGCGTTAGCCAGCCAGATGAAAATGATTGCCAATCATGGACAGAGTAAACGTTACTACCATGAAGTGGTTGGTTGCAACAGTCGCCTCGATTCGATTCAGGCTGCTGTGTTGAATGTGAAATTGCCATTATTGGATACCTATATTGCAGCGCGTCAGGCTGCGGCTGATTATTATGATAAGGCTTTTGCCAATCATCCTAAGATCACCACCCCTGCACGGGCATCTTATAGCGACCATGTGTTTCATCAGTATACCCTCCTGCTTGAAGGTGTTGATCGTGATGGATTGAATCAGTATCTGGCTGATAAGGGTATCCCTTCCATGATCTATTATCCTGTACCCGCCCATCGTCAACAAATGTTTGAAGCATTCGGCGGTTCATCCTATATCCTCGAAACCACCGACTGGCTTACGGAAAGAGTGATCTCGTTGCCAATGCATACGGAACTGGACGAAGAACAACTCCTTTTCATTACCAGCAATGTGTTGGAATTTATTAATAAACATTCATAA